The proteins below are encoded in one region of Casimicrobium huifangae:
- a CDS encoding methyl-accepting chemotaxis protein has protein sequence MKLKLGKVFKGKGSAPAADIPTVVAAPLAGDTGMASAYDPTRAVSVVEQLRAAARGGKAVRQLPLIGHLSTAKQFQYLAAALATSFVLMLILFGLYAIEARKNGAQKEAATEMQMLAQRLARGGAQSEMGGAAGFDVLQSSREQFRSNLKALSSGGEYRGVSVSEPQSEAVRTAVTELEKRWTLVDGKVDELVAARAILTSLSQAVSNVNQGNQGLLELAEQLATQLSSGSGREIALANNLVMLTQRIAKNANALVGDEVDSDVAFLLGKDTATFRDIVNGLLQGSDALRVSAIRDGEARQTLTELGSRFQETEKRLVEVLRAMPRLLAGKQAAKVITVEAEPLMAGAKNLSNAYEGAGNTANFALYLAAALGLLSLLLGAALGYLFLNEARVRAAENERENQRNQEAILRLLNEMGTLADGDLTVKASVTEDVTGAIADSINFTVDELRKVVSDINATTGEVAGATQAAQAISQRLYQASQRQSGEIQRSSALVLQMAQSINEVSASATQGAKVAEQSLNVAEKGSLAVQNQIAGMNEIRAQIQESSKRIKRLGESSQEIGEIVELISDITEQTNVLALNAAIQAASAGEAGRGFTVVAEEVQRLAERSAEATKQIEALVRAIQADTQDAVNAMEKTTQGVVEGTRLSDAAGQALSEISRVSRDLASLVGNISVQTQTQSASVSEVTRGMQDILAVTEETSRGTQQTNVSIEELGRLAQTLRSSVAGFKV, from the coding sequence ATGAAGCTAAAGTTGGGTAAAGTCTTCAAGGGCAAAGGCTCGGCGCCGGCAGCCGACATACCGACTGTTGTTGCAGCGCCGCTGGCGGGCGACACGGGCATGGCGAGCGCCTACGATCCGACTCGCGCTGTGTCAGTGGTCGAGCAGTTGCGTGCGGCTGCCCGTGGCGGCAAGGCGGTGCGGCAATTGCCATTGATTGGCCACTTGTCAACCGCGAAGCAGTTTCAGTACCTCGCGGCGGCGTTGGCGACCAGTTTCGTGCTGATGCTGATCCTGTTCGGTCTGTACGCGATCGAGGCACGCAAAAACGGCGCCCAGAAAGAGGCCGCAACCGAGATGCAGATGCTGGCCCAGCGTCTGGCCCGCGGTGGCGCACAGTCGGAAATGGGTGGTGCAGCTGGTTTTGATGTACTGCAGTCGAGCCGTGAGCAGTTCCGGAGCAACCTGAAGGCACTCTCGTCTGGCGGCGAGTATCGCGGCGTTTCGGTGAGCGAGCCGCAGTCTGAAGCCGTGCGAACCGCAGTAACCGAATTGGAAAAGCGCTGGACGCTCGTTGACGGCAAAGTGGACGAACTGGTAGCCGCTCGTGCGATCCTGACTTCGCTGTCACAAGCTGTAAGTAACGTGAACCAGGGCAATCAGGGTCTGCTGGAGCTTGCAGAGCAACTGGCCACTCAGCTTTCGTCCGGCAGTGGCCGCGAAATCGCACTCGCGAACAATCTGGTGATGCTCACCCAGCGCATCGCCAAGAACGCCAATGCGCTGGTCGGCGATGAAGTGGATTCCGACGTGGCGTTCCTGCTCGGCAAAGATACAGCGACGTTCCGTGACATTGTGAATGGTCTGCTGCAGGGCAGCGACGCGCTCCGCGTCAGTGCCATTCGCGATGGTGAGGCCCGACAGACATTGACTGAGCTGGGGTCCCGATTCCAAGAGACGGAGAAGCGTCTTGTCGAGGTATTGCGGGCCATGCCCAGGCTGCTCGCCGGCAAGCAGGCAGCCAAAGTGATTACTGTGGAAGCCGAGCCACTGATGGCAGGCGCCAAAAATCTCTCGAACGCCTATGAAGGCGCTGGCAACACGGCAAACTTTGCACTCTACCTCGCAGCGGCGCTCGGACTTCTTTCGCTGTTGCTCGGCGCAGCGCTGGGTTACTTGTTCCTCAACGAAGCGCGTGTTCGAGCTGCTGAAAACGAACGTGAGAACCAGCGTAACCAGGAAGCCATTCTGCGCCTGCTGAACGAAATGGGAACCCTGGCCGACGGCGATCTGACGGTCAAGGCGAGCGTTACCGAAGATGTGACGGGGGCAATTGCCGACTCGATCAACTTCACTGTTGACGAGCTGCGCAAGGTGGTGTCGGACATCAATGCGACGACCGGTGAGGTTGCCGGCGCAACCCAGGCTGCACAGGCCATTTCGCAACGCCTCTATCAAGCGTCGCAACGGCAATCTGGCGAGATCCAGCGCTCCAGTGCGCTGGTACTTCAGATGGCACAGTCGATTAACGAGGTGTCAGCCTCCGCGACACAAGGCGCGAAAGTGGCCGAGCAGTCCTTGAATGTGGCGGAAAAGGGTTCCCTGGCGGTGCAAAACCAGATCGCAGGCATGAATGAGATCCGGGCGCAAATTCAGGAAAGCTCCAAGCGCATCAAACGTCTGGGTGAAAGCTCTCAGGAGATCGGTGAAATCGTGGAGCTGATTTCCGACATTACCGAACAGACAAACGTGCTGGCTCTCAACGCCGCCATCCAGGCAGCATCGGCCGGTGAGGCGGGTCGCGGCTTCACGGTGGTTGCGGAAGAGGTGCAGCGACTGGCGGAACGTTCTGCCGAGGCGACCAAGCAGATTGAAGCGCTGGTGCGGGCGATTCAGGCCGACACTCAGGACGCCGTGAACGCTATGGAAAAAACCACTCAGGGGGTGGTTGAAGGTACCCGCCTGTCAGACGCTGCCGGTCAGGCGCTGTCAGAAATCAGTCGAGTTTCGCGCGATCTCGCCAGTCTTGTGGGCAACATCTCAGTGCAAACGCAAACGCAGTCGGCGTCGGTGTCAGAAGTGACGCGCGGCATGCAGGACATTCTGGCGGTGACCGAGGAAACCTCTCGCGGCACGCAGCAAACCAACGTCTCCATTGAAGAACTGGGCCGACTGGCGCAAACGCTGCGTAGCTCGGTGGCAGGCTTCAAGGTGTAA
- a CDS encoding response regulator, which translates to MPVKKVLVVDDSPTERHALSEILRRAGYEVNTCDSGEEAVAQSKVLLPDLILMDVVMPGLNGFQATRVIARDDATKHIPVIICTTKSQETDKIWGLRQGARDYIVKPIDANDLLDKIARLDG; encoded by the coding sequence ATGCCTGTGAAGAAAGTTCTTGTTGTTGACGATTCTCCAACCGAGCGCCATGCGCTGTCAGAAATCCTGCGTCGTGCCGGCTATGAAGTCAACACCTGCGACAGCGGCGAAGAGGCGGTTGCCCAGTCCAAGGTTTTGCTGCCCGATCTGATTCTGATGGACGTTGTCATGCCGGGCCTCAACGGCTTCCAGGCCACCCGAGTGATAGCGCGGGATGACGCGACCAAACACATCCCGGTGATCATCTGCACCACGAAGAGTCAGGAGACCGACAAGATCTGGGGGTTGCGGCAGGGGGCGCGCGACTACATTGTCAAGCCGATCGATGCCAATGATCTGCTGGACAAGATTGCGCGCCTTGACGGCTAG
- a CDS encoding response regulator, giving the protein MHMQATGANAEPSEVDGLKVMVIDDSNTIRRSAEIFLLQAGCQVILAEDGFDALAKIADHRPDVIFVDIMMPRLDGYLTCALIKKNAKFKSTPVVMLSSKDGLFDRARGRMVGSDQYLTKPFTKESLISAVASFAGRERAN; this is encoded by the coding sequence ATGCACATGCAGGCGACAGGCGCTAACGCGGAACCGTCCGAAGTGGACGGACTCAAGGTAATGGTCATTGACGACAGCAACACCATTCGTCGCAGCGCCGAGATCTTCCTGTTGCAGGCGGGATGTCAGGTTATTCTTGCCGAGGATGGTTTCGATGCGCTGGCAAAAATCGCCGACCATCGACCTGATGTCATCTTCGTCGATATCATGATGCCGCGCCTTGATGGCTATCTGACATGTGCGCTGATCAAGAAGAACGCGAAATTCAAATCCACCCCGGTGGTCATGCTCTCTTCAAAAGACGGGCTTTTTGATCGCGCAAGAGGGCGTATGGTCGGCTCCGATCAGTACCTGACCAAGCCTTTTACCAAGGAGAGCCTCATTTCGGCGGTGGCGTCTTTCGCGGGCCGCGAACGAGCCAATTAG
- a CDS encoding chemotaxis protein CheW: MARDRNRLRDFQEALAMRLRQAAELPQRQSRLAVQVGDRGFLLNLDDVSEVSPVGSVTPVPLTQPWFLGVTNVRGTLYAVTDFALWLGLHLTSDIAAKRLILLGQRLGKVRAGLIVTRVVGLRLLDEMRAGETPLTRAWESAAWVDRDGTSWTEVDLERLASDAEFLQVVR, from the coding sequence GTGGCGCGAGATCGAAATCGGCTGCGGGATTTTCAGGAAGCGCTGGCGATGCGTTTGCGCCAGGCCGCCGAATTGCCGCAGCGGCAATCGCGTCTGGCCGTACAGGTCGGCGATCGGGGGTTCTTGCTTAACCTGGATGATGTTTCCGAGGTCTCGCCGGTAGGTTCGGTCACGCCGGTGCCGCTGACGCAGCCCTGGTTTCTCGGGGTCACGAACGTGCGGGGCACGCTATACGCGGTTACGGACTTTGCTCTGTGGTTGGGCCTGCACCTCACATCTGACATTGCCGCCAAGCGGCTGATTTTGCTTGGGCAGCGTCTTGGCAAAGTTAGGGCGGGACTGATCGTGACGCGGGTCGTTGGGCTGCGCCTGCTTGACGAGATGCGCGCTGGTGAGACGCCGCTTACCCGAGCGTGGGAAAGCGCCGCCTGGGTGGACAGGGATGGTACGAGTTGGACCGAGGTTGATCTGGAGCGGCTTGCCTCAGATGCTGAGTTTTTGCAGGTCGTTCGCTGA
- the ilvA gene encoding threonine ammonia-lyase, biosynthetic, whose translation MTLDYLIRILNAKVYDVAVETSLTNARLLSERLGNNVLIKREDEQPVFSFKLRGAYNKMAHLSAAQLAKGVVAASSGNHAQGVALAAQKLGTEATIVMPRTTPAIKVDAVKARGAKVVLHGESYSDSYEHAQKLVKKGNKAFIHPYDDPDVIAGQGTIGMEILRQHQGDIDAIFVAVGGGGLISGIAAYVKAVRPKTKVIAVQPTDSAAMVESLRAGRRVTLPTVGLFADAIAVKQVGSETFRLCQQYVDDTVLVSTDEICAAIKDVYTDCRSILEPGGAAAIAGMKKYAEKHRYRGKTLVAVACGSNMNFDRLRFVAERAVIGEAREAVLAVTLPEKAGSFRAFCEVLGPRSVTEFNYRYAGGTQAHVFVGVELSHKRETASLIRDFKRAGIAAVDLTDNEMAKLHVRHLVGGHAPGAVGERLFRFDFPERPGALAQFLRVMNGDWNITLFHYRNHGSDIGRVLAGIQVPERDAPELERFLNRIVELGYAWIEETQNVAYRLFLGLNQG comes from the coding sequence CTGACCTTGGACTATTTGATTCGCATACTGAACGCGAAGGTGTACGACGTCGCTGTTGAGACATCGTTGACCAACGCGCGACTGCTCTCAGAGCGTCTGGGTAACAACGTGCTGATCAAACGGGAGGACGAGCAACCCGTGTTCTCCTTCAAGCTGCGCGGCGCCTACAACAAGATGGCTCACCTGTCGGCGGCGCAGTTGGCCAAGGGAGTCGTTGCTGCGAGTAGCGGCAATCATGCGCAGGGCGTGGCGTTGGCGGCCCAGAAACTTGGCACCGAGGCCACCATCGTAATGCCGCGGACCACGCCAGCCATCAAGGTTGACGCGGTAAAGGCACGCGGGGCAAAGGTGGTGCTACACGGCGAATCTTATTCCGATTCATATGAGCACGCCCAGAAGCTGGTCAAGAAGGGTAACAAGGCATTCATCCATCCCTACGATGATCCGGACGTCATCGCCGGACAGGGAACCATCGGCATGGAAATCCTCCGGCAGCACCAGGGCGATATCGATGCAATTTTTGTTGCTGTTGGTGGCGGTGGTCTGATTTCCGGGATCGCAGCGTACGTCAAGGCGGTGCGCCCCAAGACTAAAGTAATTGCGGTACAGCCAACCGACTCTGCAGCAATGGTCGAGTCGTTGCGAGCCGGCCGCAGGGTGACGTTGCCAACGGTAGGGCTGTTTGCGGACGCGATCGCCGTCAAGCAGGTTGGCAGCGAGACATTCCGGTTGTGTCAGCAGTATGTCGACGACACCGTGCTGGTGAGCACGGATGAGATTTGCGCGGCGATCAAGGACGTTTACACGGACTGCCGGTCAATTCTGGAGCCTGGCGGCGCAGCCGCGATCGCAGGCATGAAAAAATACGCTGAAAAGCACCGCTACCGCGGCAAGACCCTGGTCGCAGTCGCCTGCGGGTCCAACATGAACTTTGACCGCCTCCGCTTCGTAGCGGAGCGTGCTGTCATTGGCGAAGCCCGCGAAGCGGTATTGGCCGTAACGCTGCCCGAGAAAGCAGGCAGCTTTCGGGCATTTTGCGAAGTGCTGGGGCCCCGTTCGGTAACCGAGTTCAACTATCGGTACGCTGGCGGCACCCAAGCTCATGTCTTTGTTGGGGTCGAGCTGTCGCACAAGCGCGAGACCGCCAGCCTCATTCGCGATTTCAAACGGGCCGGTATCGCGGCTGTTGACTTGACCGACAATGAAATGGCCAAACTGCATGTTCGCCACCTCGTTGGCGGGCACGCCCCCGGAGCCGTGGGTGAGCGGCTTTTTCGATTTGACTTTCCAGAGCGACCGGGGGCGCTGGCGCAATTTTTGCGCGTGATGAATGGCGACTGGAATATCACGTTGTTTCACTACCGGAATCACGGTTCGGATATCGGACGCGTACTGGCAGGTATCCAAGTGCCGGAGCGCGATGCGCCGGAACTTGAACGGTTCTTGAATCGCATAGTCGAGCTGGGATATGCATGGATAGAAGAGACGCAAAACGTCGCATACCGACTCTTTCTGGGCCTCAATCAGGGCTGA
- the dnaQ gene encoding DNA polymerase III subunit epsilon, with amino-acid sequence MEAAERLVFLDTETTGLDARSGHRIIEVAGIEAVGRDLTGRHLHFYLDPEREIDAGATAVHGYTWDDLRGKPKFATIVHELLAFLVGASVVIHNAPFDVSFLNHELARLRMPSLSSLDLVIVDSLALAKEKFPGKRNSLDALCDRLGVDNSQRNLHGALLDARLLAEVYFGLTRGQGAFEMELPAQVPSLAIDNGTADSVPATIHPVLLEPAVLDTHRDYLGRLAKQSGVERPWG; translated from the coding sequence ATGGAAGCAGCTGAGCGACTTGTCTTTCTGGACACTGAAACGACAGGCCTTGATGCCCGCTCGGGACATCGCATCATTGAGGTTGCTGGCATAGAAGCTGTCGGTCGCGATCTAACGGGCCGACACCTGCACTTTTATCTTGACCCAGAACGGGAGATCGACGCAGGCGCGACGGCCGTGCACGGCTACACCTGGGACGACCTGCGTGGCAAACCCAAGTTCGCGACCATCGTTCACGAACTGCTGGCCTTTCTGGTTGGGGCGAGCGTCGTCATACATAACGCGCCATTCGATGTATCGTTCCTGAATCACGAACTTGCGCGCTTGCGCATGCCGTCGCTGTCAAGCCTGGATCTGGTCATTGTTGACTCCCTCGCGCTAGCCAAGGAAAAGTTCCCCGGCAAGCGCAATTCACTGGATGCTCTTTGCGATCGTCTCGGAGTGGATAACTCACAGCGCAATCTGCATGGTGCCTTGCTGGATGCAAGGCTCCTTGCGGAGGTGTACTTCGGCCTGACACGTGGCCAGGGCGCCTTTGAAATGGAGCTCCCCGCACAGGTGCCGTCACTGGCGATTGATAACGGTACCGCCGACAGCGTGCCAGCGACGATTCATCCTGTCCTTTTGGAACCCGCCGTGCTGGATACGCACCGTGACTATCTCGGGCGCCTCGCCAAACAGTCTGGCGTCGAACGGCCTTGGGGTTAG